The Drosophila innubila isolate TH190305 chromosome 2R unlocalized genomic scaffold, UK_Dinn_1.0 1_C_2R, whole genome shotgun sequence DNA window AGTTAAACCAAGTTTATGATCTCTTGTTTGATGTGGgaatatttctaaataaaggAGGAAAGCCAATACGAAAAATTGTGTTCTAATCCTTGCAGATATTCATTGAAATGGTGGCGTGGGCGTGTTTTGATGTGGAGGTAAGTGGGTATTCGAACTCAGGACTTATGACAGTTTCTTGGCCTTCTGATACAGCGTATCCACCACCTTGCCCATGCTCTGAATGGTTTCCAGCACACGCTCATAGGTCTTATCCACGGGCGTCTCTTCAAAAACAATAAGCACACCTTCGCCTTGATCCAAAATTCCGCTAAACTTTTTATCCAATATCATTTGTGATAGCTTCTTCTCAACCTGTGGCATGGGCAGATGAATGCTCTCCGCCACATGTGAAACCTgtaatgcaaatattaattacaatattaccctagatttatttaaatacaatgcTAACCTGCACACGCGAATATGGCTCAATAATACGGCATAGATTCTGCTCTAGCATAGTGTCGTACAGTGTACCAAGATGTGCCTGCACAATAACATCCTCGGCAAGCTCCTTTTTGTAATCTTTTAAGGCCTGCTGAAAATCGGCCAGCGAACGTTTGTGTGAAGCCTCTGCAACTGCCTTCATGGCGTCCACATCACGGCCGGAGTAAGTTATGGCCTAGTAAATGCAAAAGTCTTAATAGGTATATAAATTCGCAAAATGTCTTGGTATATATGTGCTTACCAGCTTGCCACTAACTATCTGATTGACATCGTCCGACTGACCCAGCATAATCTTGCACAGCAACATGTATTTAAGAGCGGTGAGCGCCTTGACACTGTCTACGCTATCGAAACCTTCAAATGCCTCATAGAAGTAAGAGAAGGCGGTTTTAAAATCACGCTCATCGGCCGCATGCAGAATGCCCGACTGAAGATCAAGGGCTCCCTGCACTTTGGGTGGACAGTATATGGCATTAGCCGTGGTGCGGGCTGAGGTCAATGCAGCGCGTGCCTTGGGCAAATTGCTAAGTGCATGGTATGTTTTGCTCTCCAACAGCTGCACCTCCACAAGCAGATTTTTATCATCGAGCTTCTTGAGTTCGCGCAGCAGTTGGGAGCCCAGTGCAAGAGCCTCAGTATAAAGGGCCGTGTCAAAGTAGAGCGCAATTAGACGAGCCTCCAGAGATTGACGCAAAAATGTGCGTTTCTCTTGCTTGGCCCACTCAATACAGTCTTTGCAAAGTTGCACCTGGAAAAGTAAGCAGTTTAGTTATGCGTGGTCAATAAATAGCATGGGGTTACTTACTTCAATGCCCGTGCCAGCATCCATATCGAGGAACATGTCGACCAGCGAGCGCACAAGTTTGGCGGCCTTTGCCTTGCTGATCAAGCTCAAAAACGGTCGCGTCACCTTGATCAAGTCAGCCAATTCTTTGGCCTTGCCCTCCTGTTTGTAGAGCTCACCCAGCTGCATAATGCCCTGCTCTTTGATGCGAATAAGCTCCTCATCGTTCTCGGCCACCTCCTGTTCGCGCACTATTTTATTCAGCAGGGAAATGCCCTCCTCGCGATTCACACTGGACAATGCCTGGGCACGTTCAAAGAGTGTAGCTCCGGCCATTTTGCTACTGCTGCGgcgttaattgaaattgaaaattggcaaCGAGCTtgcaaattgtatatataaatatgtattaactAATGCACTATTCAGATTCCACTTGATGTGTGAGTTTGCAATTGCgctataaattgtattttgcgTCTTTACGTGTTTTTctcaatattatattatgaaGATTTCAGTCGTCGTTGTGTTATTAAGCGCCAGTCACGATTAGAGATGATTGTCAGCCgatatatattaatgttaCGATGCCTATCGAAAGTCAGACAATGCAGCAATGTGTTTTGTAATCGATATATATTCAGTACTATCGCACTACTTCGTGCAACAATTGAGCGAGTCACGTCACTAATGTAATGCAAAAGTGAATTCACTTTacttttcaaaacaaaaacttgtgACGAAGAAGGaaacaacgacaaaaaaagGAACATCTTCGGACTGTTGATAAATGCACCACTAAATGGGTGAGGAAACAAACAACTCGACGCAGAACAAGGCGCGAGCTAAAACAACGCGACCCAAAGCAGTCTATCAATGGACAGTAAACGATGTGCAGAAATGGTACCGTCGTCATTGTGGCGAGTACACCAAATATGAGCATCTCTTTGCCAAGGTAAGCACTTCCAATACCGACTCACCATTGGGGCTGTTCATCGTCACTATAGTCTTGAAACATGCTTGACTGAGTCCTTTCTATCCCCTGTTGCTCTAAGCTTCTGTTCCGTCAAAgaacaactttaatttaacaaacgactttttttattaatattttaaaaaccttAAAAGCTTGGCCTACTGATGAATTTTAATCAGGAACTCTAGCTGTTATAACctgattatttttgttaaagatTAATAAGATTCAGTTCATGATATTGATGATTTTGagattcaaattcaaattatttatcattggaaaaatataataagcatcaaaactaactaaataaaacaaatatttgtataaatttcaaatttctataattaatttaaaaaaaaatgtgttgataGAGTGAATACAATACTAATGACTGCActtatttaaatctaataaCCTTTGTTTCATTATTTCCAAATCTGTTTTCATAAGTAGCTTTTATTTTCGTCTAATCTCTTCCAGCACGACATAACGGGTCGAGCCCTGCTCCGCATCACAGATTCCTCACTCCAGCGAATGGGCGTAACGGATAATCGAGATCGGGAGGCCATTTGGCGGGAGATAGTCAAGCAACGGTTGAAAACTGATATAATGGAGATACGTGATATGGAACGACTGAATATCCACTGAGATAACTCAAGGTATCCATCGTATTGAATggaaaacttaaaacttaatCTTTAATACCCTTAGGTTacaataaatagaataaacaGATAATGTGTTAggaataaacattaaaatgagTAGTTTGTTTATTCGAGTATTATCTTAAAGAGATCACTGAAAAATACTGGATTTAAAACCTAAAAATGTAACACTTTTTAGCCCTCCTTCTCCAGCTTCGGCGTAACAAGCTGAACATCATTGTTTTGGGTACAAATCTCCACAGGCTTTGTTAAAACGCCTCCAATCCCGCTGGCATTGGCCGACGACGAGGAGGAGGATGCGGGTGTTGCCAGGACCTTGGGCAACGAAGTTGCCATTGCGCTGTTCGGATTGAGTATATGTGGCATCGATACCGTGCCATTTGTCATGGGCAAAGCTGTGGTAAACAGCAGCTTGGGCGGTTGCAAGCGCTGTGCCGCCGATCCTCCTGCCGTGCCCGACACAATAAACTGCGGCGACTGATGCTGTGCCGTCGACTGCACGGCggcagcagttgctgctgccgctgacGTTGGCTGCAGCAATGTCGGCAGCAGTGTTAGCAATCGATCGCCCATCGACTTTTCCCAATCCAGACGCTCACGTTCCAGAGACAGACGATTGTGTTGAATCTCATTGGCTTCGTTTTGGGCATTGAGCAGTTGTCGCAACATAATACGCATGGCTAGAGGTTGAGGAAGTAAAGGATTAGAAggataatgcatttaaaatgtggACAATTGACTCACTTGTCATGTGACGCTTGGACAGTTGTTCCTCTCGCGCCTTTTCCTGTGCCCTGCGcttctcctccttcttctccagctgttgatgttgctgctgttgttgatgttgctgctgtgactgctgttgttgctgcagttgctgttgttgctgcagttgctgttgctgctgcaattgcaattgctgttgctgttgattgtATTCAGTTTGCTGCAGCagcttctgttgttgctgttgctgctgcagctgctgctgttgtggcaacGTTGCATTCACCACCGTATTGACATTGGATTtgccaactgctgctgctgctttagCTGCTGCCGCCTGTTCCGCATTGACCAGCACAAACTTGACTCCACCTGGACCTGTGACCAGACCCGTATTCGCTGTCGCCTGCACGGGCGTTGAAGCCGCTCCGCTGATCATTAAGCGTGCTCCCTGATTGATGGCGctttgcagcagttgcagctgtgCTCCCGCTGCTGAGCCCACAGCAACTCCTTTGCCGCCTGTCGCATTGTTTGCCTGCTTCGGTTGCATAAGGAAATTGGTGGGCACCAGTGAGATCTTGCCTGGAGTCAGTTTATTGCTCGCCGTGCTGCTCGTCGACATTGTGCTGCTGACCTGGGCAATGCTGGTGCTGATGCTATTGGCTGGTATGATGACATTGGCCCCACTGTACGGCAGTAGATTGGTCGCCTTGGGCAGCTGCAACATGTCCGCCAGTGTGGGCATTACAGAGCGCACGGACGGAGCGGCAGCTGCGTTGCCATTGCTGGCACTGTTGGGCGAAAGGGCGTCCGCTTCATCCACGGCATCCACATCGATGGGCTCCTCTTTTGGTAGTGGCAACAGCATGCAGTCATCGTCCTCCTCAACATCTGCAACAACTGAAgtagcagcaactgttgctgctgcaactgttgttacTGTTGGGATTGAGACTGGGACTGACTCGACTTGGGTGACTGGCTCCTGCTCCAGCTGGTTTGTTGGCTCAGTCTTGATGTGTGGCACTGTGGCAGCCGTTTCATCCACATCGAGTTCTGGCTCGGATGACAGTTTGCGTCGCTTGGCCGCTGCCCGTTTATCTCCAAAGTTCTCCTCGCTGGCATCCATATCCACTTGAACGTCACCATTGCCATCAGCAGTCGCATCCGTTTTGGACTTGCCATTGGCGGCATTTGGTACCAGCGAAGATAGCAGCATGTCATCCTcctcgttgtcgctgtcggaCATCTCTTCGCCGTTCTCCTGACGCCGCTTGCGACGCTCCGCATGCTCCTCCAGTGCCTGCTCCAGTTGATATTTGAGCGAGGGAGCCGGCACCTCATTGGGACGCACACTGAATATGGGACGCGTCATGATGGCATCCATTTCAGCGAAATGCTTCCAGCTGGGCTCCGTTTCGCCCGCCAGTCCGCACTCCTTGTCCTTCTTGAGGCGATTGTAGAAGCACTTCAGGTTCTTGATGCGTGTCGTGATCTCCTCCGGCGAGCGATGATAGCCGTACTCCTGCATCTTGGCCGCCAGCTGACAGATGACCGCATGCTTCTTGTGTGTCGTTATCAGCGTACGCTGCAGCTTCGGATCACCCCACAGCTGAATGAGCAGCTTCGTCTCATCCGTATCAAAGTTGGGATTGCGACCCACAAAGTTGTGCTTTTTGCTCAAACTCTGATTGCTATTAGGATTGggattgctgctgcttccaCTGCTGTTGCCTATACCGCCggaattattgttgttgttgttgttgtgact harbors:
- the LOC117782972 gene encoding 26S proteasome non-ATPase regulatory subunit 11, with amino-acid sequence MAGATLFERAQALSSVNREEGISLLNKIVREQEVAENDEELIRIKEQGIMQLGELYKQEGKAKELADLIKVTRPFLSLISKAKAAKLVRSLVDMFLDMDAGTGIEVQLCKDCIEWAKQEKRTFLRQSLEARLIALYFDTALYTEALALGSQLLRELKKLDDKNLLVEVQLLESKTYHALSNLPKARAALTSARTTANAIYCPPKVQGALDLQSGILHAADERDFKTAFSYFYEAFEGFDSVDSVKALTALKYMLLCKIMLGQSDDVNQIVSGKLAITYSGRDVDAMKAVAEASHKRSLADFQQALKDYKKELAEDVIVQAHLGTLYDTMLEQNLCRIIEPYSRVQVSHVAESIHLPMPQVEKKLSQMILDKKFSGILDQGEGVLIVFEETPVDKTYERVLETIQSMGKVVDTLYQKAKKLS
- the LOC117782974 gene encoding protein aveugle translates to MGEETNNSTQNKARAKTTRPKAVYQWTVNDVQKWYRRHCGEYTKYEHLFAKHDITGRALLRITDSSLQRMGVTDNRDREAIWREIVKQRLKTDIMEIRDMERLNIH
- the LOC117782975 gene encoding AF4/FMR2 family member lilli, coding for MSVKSSARIKKRRSAEAAAATATTSSSGCFAAVSNQRLGIPTNSSSSSSSHNNNNNNNSGGIGNSSGSSSNPNPNSNQSLSKKHNFVGRNPNFDTDETKLLIQLWGDPKLQRTLITTHKKHAVICQLAAKMQEYGYHRSPEEITTRIKNLKCFYNRLKKDKECGLAGETEPSWKHFAEMDAIMTRPIFSVRPNEVPAPSLKYQLEQALEEHAERRKRRQENGEEMSDSDNEEDDMLLSSLVPNAANGKSKTDATADGNGDVQVDMDASEENFGDKRAAAKRRKLSSEPELDVDETAATVPHIKTEPTNQLEQEPVTQVESVPVSIPTVTTVAAATVAATSVVADVEEDDDCMLLPLPKEEPIDVDAVDEADALSPNSASNGNAAAAPSVRSVMPTLADMLQLPKATNLLPYSGANVIIPANSISTSIAQVSSTMSTSSTASNKLTPGKISLVPTNFLMQPKQANNATGGKGVAVGSAAGAQLQLLQSAINQGARLMISGAASTPVQATANTGLVTGPGGVKFVLVNAEQAAAAKAAAAVGKSNVNTVQQQLQLQQQQQLQQQQQLQQQQQSQQQHQQQQQHQQLEKKEEKRRAQEKAREEQLSKRHMTTMRIMLRQLLNAQNEANEIQHNRLSLERERLDWEKSMGDRLLTLLPTLLQPTSAAAATAAAVQSTAQHQSPQFIVSGTAGGSAAQRLQPPKLLFTTALPMTNGTVSMPHILNPNSAMATSLPKVLATPASSSSSSANASGIGGVLTKPVEICTQNNDVQLVTPKLEKEG